The Candidatus Margulisiibacteriota bacterium genome contains a region encoding:
- a CDS encoding ABC transporter ATP-binding protein, with protein MGKKQIFSETNVAIHKNDLCLIVGKNGIGKSTFLKIINKQLNGYSGEIIIDGRNINEYSVRELANKLAYLPQKLVFDTPYTVLELLEMSAYSNQAESKKIVTESISIFQIEYLQKKFITQLSGGELQRVLLASTYVVGGELMLLDEPFSFLDPGQRKKVFEKILELHEQKKRTFVMVVNSVEEMLMFEDVAGLSVYVISDGKFKHFDSFDKKFEKLFGDVFETGLKTK; from the coding sequence TTGGGCAAGAAGCAAATATTTTCAGAAACAAATGTAGCTATTCATAAAAACGATTTGTGTTTAATCGTTGGGAAAAACGGTATTGGTAAGTCCACCTTCCTTAAAATAATCAACAAACAGCTTAATGGTTATTCTGGTGAAATCATTATAGATGGTAGGAATATTAATGAATACTCCGTTAGAGAGCTGGCAAACAAATTAGCTTATTTACCTCAAAAGTTAGTTTTTGATACCCCCTATACTGTTTTGGAGTTACTAGAAATGTCAGCTTATTCCAATCAGGCAGAAAGCAAAAAAATAGTGACAGAGTCGATTTCGATTTTTCAAATAGAGTATTTACAAAAAAAGTTTATTACACAGTTGAGCGGTGGAGAGTTACAGCGGGTGTTGCTGGCTTCTACGTATGTAGTTGGTGGTGAACTTATGTTGCTTGATGAGCCCTTTAGTTTTTTGGATCCAGGCCAACGTAAAAAAGTTTTTGAAAAGATTCTTGAGTTACATGAGCAAAAGAAAAGAACCTTTGTAATGGTAGTGAACAGCGTAGAAGAGATGCTGATGTTTGAGGATGTAGCGGGTTTAAGTGTCTATGTAATAAGTGACGGTAAATTCAAGCACTTTGATAGTTTTGATAAAAAGTTTGAAAAGCTATTTGGAGATGTTTTCGAAACCGGACTAAAGACTAAATGA
- the tmk gene encoding dTMP kinase, with the protein MKKNTYPGKLIVAEGLDGSGKTTQFGLTRNWLEIEGYGVSLLKRKNSPLVSNNIRQAKEEKTLIPITYSLIHAADFSDLMYNQVIPALKSGLVVLFNKYVYTSIAKDYLRGQNKDWINKLYEFAIEPDLTFYFKIDHEEALGRMTQNQKENDYYDSGMDIGLSPNNMTSIKKYQALLYEQYELMSKTYKFVTVDSLKPIESQQKIIRDHIKELLLN; encoded by the coding sequence ATGAAAAAAAACACCTATCCTGGAAAACTTATTGTTGCAGAAGGGCTAGATGGCAGCGGAAAAACTACGCAATTTGGTCTAACCCGTAATTGGTTGGAAATTGAAGGTTACGGTGTTTCTCTTTTAAAAAGAAAAAACTCTCCACTGGTTTCCAATAATATCAGACAAGCAAAAGAAGAAAAAACCCTAATTCCAATAACTTATAGTCTTATCCATGCGGCTGACTTTAGTGACCTTATGTACAACCAAGTTATCCCTGCATTAAAGTCTGGACTTGTTGTTCTATTCAATAAATATGTTTACACCTCGATAGCTAAAGATTATCTGCGAGGTCAAAACAAAGATTGGATCAATAAGTTATATGAATTCGCGATAGAGCCGGATTTAACCTTTTATTTCAAAATAGACCACGAAGAAGCACTAGGAAGAATGACCCAAAACCAAAAAGAAAATGATTATTATGATAGTGGCATGGACATTGGTCTAAGTCCGAACAACATGACCTCTATCAAAAAATATCAGGCATTGCTTTATGAACAATACGAACTTATGTCAAAAACATATAAGTTTGTTACGGTTGACAGCCTGAAGCCCATCGAAAGCCAACAAAAAATTATTAGAGACCACATCAAAGAACTTTTGCTAAATTAG
- the tmk gene encoding dTMP kinase, with product MLFKKNQTKNNTEFLETTKNNHLYHTHTHKGILIVVEGTDGSGKSTQLHLLKKWLIAEGYPVVYTEWNSSTLVAKTIKKGKKKGILDSNTFSLLHATDFADRLYKTIIPALTSGHIVLADRYVFTALARDYARNCDRDWLRNLYSFAPKPDATFYFQMPVEVSLERITQTRQPKYYEAGMDMKLSSDPYKSYVLFQSKVISEYETMVDEFGLTLMDGMQEIHDKQVLFREKVLQIIKRKFK from the coding sequence ATGCTATTTAAAAAAAATCAAACTAAAAATAATACTGAATTTCTAGAAACAACCAAAAATAATCACCTTTATCATACACACACGCATAAAGGAATTCTTATTGTTGTGGAAGGAACTGATGGTTCTGGGAAATCAACACAACTACATCTTTTAAAAAAATGGCTAATTGCAGAAGGTTATCCTGTTGTCTACACTGAGTGGAACTCTTCAACACTTGTCGCAAAAACTATCAAAAAAGGCAAAAAAAAAGGGATTCTAGATAGCAACACTTTTAGCCTCTTACACGCAACTGACTTTGCTGACAGATTATACAAAACTATTATCCCAGCCTTAACATCCGGTCATATTGTTTTGGCAGATAGGTATGTGTTTACTGCTTTGGCTAGAGACTATGCAAGAAACTGTGATAGAGATTGGCTACGGAATTTATATTCATTTGCACCAAAACCTGATGCAACATTTTACTTTCAAATGCCTGTGGAGGTAAGCCTAGAAAGAATAACCCAGACAAGACAACCCAAGTATTATGAGGCTGGTATGGATATGAAACTAAGTAGTGACCCTTACAAAAGTTATGTTTTATTCCAATCAAAAGTCATCTCGGAATATGAAACAATGGTGGATGAATTTGGGCTTACACTTATGGATGGAATGCAAGAGATTCATGATAAGCAAGTTCTTTTTAGAGAAAAAGTACTACAAATCATTAAAAGGAAATTTAAATGA